Proteins found in one Nocardia brasiliensis ATCC 700358 genomic segment:
- a CDS encoding TMEM165/GDT1 family protein, whose translation MIATVLLSIGIVFLAELGDKSQLMALTFALRYRWWVVLGGIATASAAVHLLSVGVGYFLGSALPTRAIALVAALTFLAVGGWTLREHFGTADEDEPAPKSLRASTAPFFVVLSAFLLAELGDRTMFATAALATDYDWVGVWLGSTIGMVAADALAIAIGILVGKHLPERAIGIGSGLLFLYFGAMTLISTAAPDLGGLVVALLAATAPALGGAALLATRRRRRTTPAEPADQPAIPADPPTHR comes from the coding sequence ATGATCGCCACCGTTTTGCTGAGTATCGGCATCGTCTTCCTCGCCGAGCTGGGCGACAAATCCCAGCTGATGGCGTTGACGTTCGCCCTGCGCTACCGCTGGTGGGTGGTGCTCGGCGGGATCGCGACCGCCTCCGCCGCGGTGCATCTGCTCTCGGTCGGCGTCGGCTACTTCCTCGGTTCGGCGCTGCCCACCCGGGCCATCGCCCTGGTCGCCGCGCTCACCTTCCTTGCCGTCGGCGGGTGGACCCTGCGCGAGCACTTCGGCACCGCCGACGAGGACGAGCCGGCCCCGAAATCGTTGCGCGCGAGCACCGCCCCGTTCTTCGTGGTGCTGTCCGCGTTCCTGCTCGCCGAACTCGGCGACCGCACCATGTTCGCGACCGCCGCGCTGGCCACCGACTACGACTGGGTCGGCGTGTGGCTCGGCTCGACCATCGGCATGGTCGCCGCCGACGCCCTGGCCATCGCCATCGGCATCCTGGTCGGCAAGCACCTGCCCGAGCGCGCCATCGGCATCGGCTCCGGTCTCCTGTTCCTCTACTTCGGTGCCATGACACTGATCTCGACCGCCGCGCCGGATCTCGGCGGCCTCGTCGTCGCCCTGCTCGCCGCCACCGCCCCCGCCCTCGGCGGCGCTGCCCTGCTCGCCACCCGCCGCCGGCGCCGCACGACACCGGCCGAGCCCGCGGACCAACCCGCGATCCCCGCGGACCCGCCCACCCACCGCTAG
- a CDS encoding superoxide dismutase, with product MAEYTLPDLDYDYSALEPHISGQINELHHSKHHAAYVAGANTALEKLEAARESGDHGAIFLYEKNLAFHLGGHVNHSIWWKNLSPNGGDKPVGELAAAIDDQFGSFDKFRGQFTAAANGLQGSGWAVLGYDTLGQKLLTFQLYDQQANVPLGIIPLLQVDMWEHAFYLQYKNVKADYVTAFWNVVNWEDVQERFARAVSQGKGLFFG from the coding sequence GTGGCTGAGTACACGCTGCCAGATCTGGATTACGACTACAGCGCCCTGGAGCCCCACATCTCCGGGCAGATCAACGAGCTGCATCATTCCAAGCACCACGCCGCATACGTCGCAGGCGCGAACACCGCGCTGGAGAAGCTGGAAGCCGCGCGCGAAAGCGGCGACCACGGCGCCATTTTCCTGTACGAGAAGAACCTGGCCTTCCACCTCGGCGGCCACGTCAACCACTCCATCTGGTGGAAGAACCTCTCCCCCAACGGTGGCGACAAGCCGGTCGGCGAGCTCGCTGCCGCGATCGACGACCAGTTCGGTTCGTTCGACAAGTTCCGTGGTCAGTTCACCGCGGCCGCCAACGGCCTGCAGGGCTCGGGCTGGGCGGTGCTCGGCTACGACACCCTCGGCCAGAAGCTGCTGACCTTCCAGCTCTACGACCAGCAGGCCAACGTTCCGCTGGGCATCATCCCGCTGCTCCAGGTCGACATGTGGGAGCACGCCTTCTACCTGCAGTACAAGAACGTCAAGGCGGACTACGTCACCGCGTTCTGGAACGTCGTCAACTGGGAAGACGTGCAGGAGCGCTTCGCCCGCGCCGTCTCGCAGGGCAAGGGCCTCTTCTTCGGCTGA
- the msrA gene encoding peptide-methionine (S)-S-oxide reductase MsrA, giving the protein MSWYDELVGRLRLPTPVMVAPDNALPGRAEPILVPDTHYVNGHPLHPPFPDELQVAVVAMGCFWGAEQLFWQLDGVYTTAVGYAGGFTPNPTYEEVCSGQTGHTESVLIVFDPGMLDYAAVLRCFWENHDPTQGMRQGNDRGTQYRSALLTVDTGQAESARSSADAFGARLAAAGFGEITTDIAALPDLSAFYYAEGYHQQYLAKNPGGYCPVHATGVSCPAGLGA; this is encoded by the coding sequence ATGTCGTGGTACGACGAACTAGTGGGGCGGTTGCGCCTCCCCACGCCCGTCATGGTCGCGCCGGACAATGCGCTGCCCGGCCGTGCGGAACCGATCCTCGTGCCGGATACCCACTACGTCAACGGTCATCCGCTGCATCCGCCGTTTCCGGACGAACTGCAGGTCGCGGTGGTCGCGATGGGTTGCTTCTGGGGTGCGGAGCAGCTGTTCTGGCAGCTCGACGGCGTGTACACGACCGCGGTCGGCTACGCGGGCGGATTCACCCCGAATCCCACCTATGAAGAGGTCTGCAGCGGGCAGACCGGGCATACCGAATCCGTGCTGATCGTGTTCGACCCCGGGATGCTCGACTACGCGGCCGTGCTGCGGTGCTTCTGGGAGAACCACGATCCGACCCAGGGCATGCGGCAGGGCAACGACCGCGGCACCCAGTATCGGTCGGCGCTGCTCACGGTCGATACCGGTCAAGCCGAGTCGGCGCGCAGCAGTGCGGACGCCTTCGGCGCCCGGCTGGCCGCGGCCGGCTTCGGCGAGATCACCACCGACATCGCGGCGCTGCCCGATCTTTCTGCGTTCTACTACGCCGAGGGCTATCACCAGCAGTACCTGGCCAAGAATCCCGGCGGCTACTGCCCGGTGCACGCGACCGGGGTGAGCTGCCCGGCCGGCCTCGGCGCCTGA
- a CDS encoding rhodanese-like domain-containing protein, translated as MTSPHVPSVPVDAVPSDFDRAAPTTPDPTRAILLDVREEDEWQLGHAPGAIHIPMVDVPARVDELEFDVDLYVICRQGGRSLQVVEYLTHIGFEAIQVSGGMVAWQQAGRPLIADGDHQAKIY; from the coding sequence GTGACGAGTCCCCATGTTCCCTCCGTCCCGGTGGACGCGGTGCCGAGCGATTTCGACCGCGCCGCGCCGACCACGCCGGACCCCACCCGGGCGATCCTGCTCGACGTGCGCGAAGAGGACGAATGGCAGCTCGGACACGCGCCCGGCGCGATCCACATCCCGATGGTCGACGTGCCCGCCCGGGTGGACGAACTGGAGTTCGACGTCGACCTCTACGTCATCTGCCGGCAAGGCGGCCGTTCTCTCCAGGTGGTCGAATACCTCACGCACATCGGCTTCGAAGCGATTCAGGTCAGCGGTGGCATGGTGGCGTGGCAGCAGGCCGGCCGCCCGCTGATCGCGGACGGCGACCACCAGGCGAAGATCTACTGA
- a CDS encoding DUF4328 domain-containing protein, which yields MQSTPMHWCPRCRGVLLSPAPIDAPAERRNYRWVARRPDHRLRKSSGAPPAATATPRYTQIPRWGLLDQPPRESAGPALPFAKLTRKVPTLLITTAVVFGLAALAELLRYLLLLRNRTRLIHPALLFASDAFVVGAALLALLLALISALAMVGWLIRTRRTVFEQAGRGEPRSVRALVLGCVVPVVNMVWPGIFLTEIVAERDDPRAVRAIRIWWAAWVIGGLVAVAALYWRTADSLQVKADGVLFTAFTDLVAAAVALLTLTMLRAIEERDAFGHSRIARRWVIAVDPPVPVIEPVQPGGRGAPATVEQPVAAPDAEPQNPPDGAVDREHEEVMAK from the coding sequence GTGCAGTCGACTCCGATGCACTGGTGCCCGCGCTGCCGTGGCGTGCTGCTGTCGCCCGCGCCGATCGACGCGCCCGCCGAACGCCGCAACTACCGGTGGGTGGCGCGCCGACCCGATCACCGCCTCCGCAAGAGCTCCGGCGCCCCACCCGCCGCCACCGCCACCCCGCGCTACACCCAGATCCCGCGCTGGGGTCTGCTCGACCAGCCGCCGCGGGAATCGGCCGGTCCGGCGCTGCCGTTCGCGAAACTGACCCGCAAGGTGCCGACCCTGCTGATCACCACCGCCGTGGTGTTCGGCCTCGCGGCACTCGCCGAACTGCTGCGCTATCTGTTGCTGCTGCGCAATCGGACCCGGTTGATCCACCCCGCGCTGCTGTTCGCCTCCGACGCGTTCGTCGTCGGCGCCGCGCTGCTGGCCCTGCTGCTCGCGCTGATCAGCGCGCTCGCGATGGTCGGCTGGCTGATCCGGACCCGGCGCACCGTCTTCGAGCAGGCCGGTCGCGGCGAGCCGCGGTCGGTGCGCGCGCTCGTGCTCGGCTGCGTCGTTCCGGTGGTCAATATGGTGTGGCCGGGCATCTTCCTGACCGAGATCGTCGCCGAGCGCGACGATCCGCGGGCGGTGCGGGCGATCCGGATCTGGTGGGCGGCCTGGGTAATCGGCGGCCTCGTCGCGGTGGCCGCGCTGTACTGGCGGACCGCGGACTCGTTGCAGGTCAAAGCCGACGGCGTGCTGTTCACGGCATTCACCGACTTGGTCGCCGCCGCCGTCGCGCTGCTCACCCTCACCATGCTGCGCGCGATCGAGGAGCGAGACGCGTTCGGCCACAGCCGGATCGCGCGCCGCTGGGTGATCGCCGTCGACCCGCCCGTACCGGTGATCGAGCCCGTGCAGCCCGGCGGCCGCGGCGCACCGGCTACCGTCGAGCAGCCCGTTGCCGCGCCGGACGCCGAACCGCAGAACCCGCCCGACGGTGCAGTGGACCGTGAGCACGAGGAGGTTATGGCCAAGTGA
- a CDS encoding glycerophosphodiester phosphodiesterase, with protein MSQGSRAPFVVAHRGASAARPEHTLAAYELALQEGADGVECDVRLTRDGHLVCVHDRTVDRTSSGTGLVSEMTLDELKELDFGADGEPSPVLTLSELITLVLDWRSRPTKLFIETKHPVRYGALVENKLLAELQRFGIATPASADHSRAVVMSFAATAVWRIRRAAPLLPTVLLGESSRYLGGSAATTVGATAVGPSVKTLREHPELVDKAAAAGRATYCWTVDDPDDVRLCADLGVSWVATNHPGRTKTLLGTP; from the coding sequence GTGAGCCAGGGCAGTCGCGCGCCGTTCGTGGTGGCGCATCGGGGTGCCTCGGCGGCGCGTCCCGAACACACGCTCGCCGCATACGAATTGGCGCTGCAGGAAGGCGCGGACGGCGTCGAATGCGACGTCCGGCTGACCAGGGACGGGCACCTGGTGTGCGTGCACGACCGCACCGTCGACCGGACCTCGTCCGGCACCGGCCTGGTCAGCGAGATGACGCTGGACGAACTGAAGGAACTCGACTTCGGCGCGGACGGCGAACCGTCGCCGGTGCTCACGCTCAGCGAGCTGATCACCCTCGTCCTGGACTGGCGCAGCAGGCCGACCAAACTGTTCATCGAGACCAAACATCCCGTGCGCTACGGCGCGCTGGTGGAGAACAAGCTGCTCGCCGAGCTGCAGCGGTTCGGGATCGCGACGCCCGCGTCCGCCGATCATTCCCGCGCGGTGGTGATGTCGTTCGCCGCGACCGCGGTCTGGCGGATCCGCCGCGCCGCGCCGCTACTGCCCACCGTGCTGCTCGGCGAATCCTCCCGCTACCTCGGCGGCAGCGCCGCGACGACGGTCGGCGCGACCGCGGTCGGGCCGTCGGTGAAGACGCTGCGCGAACATCCCGAACTGGTCGACAAGGCCGCCGCCGCGGGCCGCGCCACCTACTGCTGGACCGTCGACGACCCCGACGACGTCCGCCTCTGCGCAGACCTCGGCGTCAGCTGGGTCGCCACCAACCACCCCGGCCGCACCAAAACCCTCCTCGGCACCCCCTGA
- a CDS encoding DUF5926 family protein has protein sequence MGKSKRNSPKPGGNRAQRLAERKAAQEQAAQTVTRPFEGLAAECDLVALREFVPSATAELKLASSVAAERPVVLATVLPGAVAALARAGEPPTGFVGAQTQFQSADAGADLAAAILWTQSAEPGDSLSSVESVAGGPRLADVIDPGAALELTVHQDFDWWVPEGVQPDAQVAATIEQAKQAIMPSARIALAPDTAGAAWWVDAGEKAHIRWVRPENEDDLMLALARLHAAGGLQLGEGSRFAGSFRTHGVLVPVFDLDRERHADEWTKPAEEFGARLAEALATDAPLTADERRSRDGLRSRQVTLR, from the coding sequence GTGGGTAAGAGCAAGCGCAACAGTCCTAAGCCCGGCGGGAACCGGGCCCAGCGTCTCGCCGAGCGGAAGGCCGCGCAGGAGCAGGCGGCGCAGACCGTGACGCGTCCCTTCGAGGGGCTGGCCGCGGAGTGCGATCTGGTCGCGCTGCGCGAGTTCGTGCCGTCGGCGACCGCCGAGCTGAAGCTGGCGTCGAGCGTCGCGGCCGAGCGCCCGGTCGTGCTCGCCACCGTGCTCCCCGGTGCGGTCGCCGCGCTGGCGCGCGCGGGTGAGCCGCCGACCGGATTCGTCGGCGCGCAGACGCAGTTCCAGAGCGCCGATGCGGGCGCCGACCTGGCCGCCGCCATCCTGTGGACGCAGTCCGCCGAGCCCGGCGATTCGCTGTCGTCGGTGGAGAGCGTGGCGGGCGGTCCGCGGCTGGCCGACGTGATCGATCCCGGTGCCGCCCTGGAACTCACGGTGCACCAGGACTTCGACTGGTGGGTGCCCGAGGGCGTGCAGCCCGACGCGCAGGTGGCCGCGACCATCGAACAGGCCAAGCAGGCGATCATGCCGTCGGCGCGGATCGCGCTCGCGCCGGACACCGCCGGGGCCGCGTGGTGGGTGGATGCCGGCGAGAAGGCGCATATCCGCTGGGTCCGCCCGGAGAACGAGGACGATCTGATGCTGGCGCTGGCCCGGCTGCACGCCGCGGGCGGTCTGCAACTCGGCGAGGGTTCCCGGTTCGCCGGTTCGTTCCGCACGCACGGCGTGCTCGTCCCGGTGTTCGACCTGGATCGGGAGCGGCACGCGGACGAATGGACCAAGCCCGCCGAGGAATTCGGGGCTCGGCTGGCCGAGGCGCTCGCCACGGACGCGCCGTTGACCGCCGACGAGCGTCGTTCGCGTGACGGTTTGCGCTCGCGCCAGGTCACCCTGCGCTGA
- a CDS encoding ferritin, protein MSSHPESPRSKFHGLLHDQIRHEFNAEHQYIAIAVWFDNADLPQLAKRFYAQAVEERNHAMMIVQYFLDRDISVDLAGIDAAKSKFENVREPIALALAQEKTVTDQIIQLASTAREEGDYLGEQFMQWFLKEQVEEVANMTTLLNIADRAGSNLFDLEEFIAREMSGPSDASGAPSAAGGTV, encoded by the coding sequence ATGTCCAGCCATCCGGAGTCCCCGCGCAGCAAATTCCACGGCCTGCTTCACGATCAGATCAGGCATGAATTCAATGCCGAACATCAATACATCGCTATCGCGGTGTGGTTCGACAATGCTGATCTGCCCCAGTTGGCCAAGCGGTTCTACGCGCAGGCGGTCGAAGAGCGCAATCACGCGATGATGATCGTGCAGTACTTCCTCGATCGCGATATCAGCGTCGACCTCGCCGGGATCGACGCCGCGAAATCCAAGTTCGAGAATGTGCGCGAGCCGATCGCGCTGGCCCTCGCCCAGGAGAAGACGGTCACCGACCAGATCATCCAGCTGGCGAGCACGGCCCGCGAAGAGGGCGACTACCTCGGCGAGCAATTCATGCAGTGGTTCCTGAAGGAGCAGGTCGAGGAGGTCGCCAATATGACCACCCTGCTCAATATCGCCGATCGCGCCGGGTCGAACCTGTTCGATCTGGAAGAGTTCATCGCGCGCGAAATGAGTGGTCCGAGCGATGCTTCCGGCGCGCCGTCGGCCGCGGGCGGCACCGTCTGA
- a CDS encoding ferritin, with protein MADIDESFPGLLREQLHRGFTAAQQYLAAAVYFDSNRLPQLAKHCYAKSAEQRAHALRMVQYLLDRDLEIRIGGLHEVRSTFESPRAAIAFLLDDEQNRSTQITGLARAARESGDYLGERFIQWFLKEQVEDVARMTTLLAVIDRAAGDLFDVEQFIARELRAPQRLDTTTPKMAGAAKN; from the coding sequence ATGGCCGACATCGACGAGTCGTTCCCTGGTCTGCTGCGCGAGCAACTGCACCGCGGCTTCACCGCCGCCCAGCAGTATCTGGCCGCCGCCGTGTACTTCGATTCGAATCGGTTGCCGCAGTTGGCGAAACACTGCTACGCGAAGTCCGCCGAGCAGCGCGCGCACGCGCTGCGGATGGTCCAGTATCTGCTCGATCGCGACCTGGAGATCCGGATCGGCGGGCTGCACGAGGTCCGGTCCACCTTCGAATCTCCGCGTGCCGCAATAGCTTTCCTGCTGGACGACGAGCAGAACCGGAGCACGCAGATCACCGGGCTGGCGCGGGCGGCCCGCGAATCCGGTGACTACCTCGGCGAGCGGTTCATCCAGTGGTTCCTCAAGGAGCAGGTGGAAGACGTCGCCCGGATGACCACCCTGCTGGCTGTGATCGACCGTGCGGCGGGCGACCTGTTCGACGTCGAACAGTTCATTGCGCGCGAGTTGAGGGCACCCCAACGCCTCGATACCACGACGCCGAAAATGGCAGGCGCAGCAAAGAATTAA
- a CDS encoding LCP family protein, which translates to MNGDDPQYRAPMRRVPPPGRPPLPRPGPHRAGPPPGDPRAPYVEPTQVMRRRGPHAQPLAYSQVPPEQAATRMPPPMNKRRPPTHAPTQQPVPYREDPPPPRQFRGAPPPPPPSAPPRRERAPRPRRKRHYFRWFLVLLLVLVLAAIGAVIQLDRSLTRIPALANYAERVGDTPGTNWLLVGSDGRAGLSPEQEQELATGGEVGPERTDTIMLVHVPKSGKATLVSLPRDSYVSIPGNGKDKLNAAFAIGGAPLLVQTVEIATGLRIDHYAQIGFSGFAGVVDALGGIDVCLPTAIDDPLAGINLPAGCQKLTGPEALGFVRSRATALADLDRMNNQRIFMSALLKKATSAATLANPFKLWPLASDTVKSLKVDNGDHIWNLGQLGWALRGDTVATTVPIGGFDDTASGNVLLWDKNKASGFFEALAKDQPIPEDLLTR; encoded by the coding sequence ATGAATGGCGACGACCCCCAGTACCGCGCACCGATGCGCCGGGTGCCGCCGCCCGGCCGGCCGCCGCTGCCGCGGCCCGGGCCGCACCGGGCGGGCCCGCCCCCCGGCGACCCGCGTGCGCCGTACGTCGAACCGACCCAGGTGATGCGGCGCCGCGGCCCGCACGCGCAGCCGCTCGCCTATTCGCAGGTGCCGCCGGAGCAGGCCGCGACGCGGATGCCGCCACCGATGAACAAGCGACGCCCGCCGACCCATGCACCGACGCAGCAGCCGGTCCCCTACCGCGAGGATCCGCCGCCGCCACGCCAATTCCGGGGCGCGCCGCCCCCGCCGCCCCCGTCGGCCCCGCCGCGGCGGGAGCGGGCTCCGCGGCCGCGCCGCAAGCGGCACTATTTCCGCTGGTTCCTGGTATTGCTGCTGGTGCTCGTCCTGGCTGCGATCGGTGCCGTGATCCAGCTCGACCGATCCCTGACCCGTATCCCCGCGTTGGCGAACTACGCCGAGCGCGTCGGCGACACGCCGGGCACCAACTGGCTGCTCGTCGGTTCCGACGGCCGCGCGGGGCTGTCTCCCGAACAGGAGCAGGAGCTCGCCACCGGCGGCGAGGTCGGCCCGGAACGCACCGACACGATCATGCTCGTGCACGTCCCGAAGTCGGGTAAGGCGACGTTGGTCAGCCTGCCGCGCGACTCGTACGTCAGCATCCCCGGCAACGGCAAGGACAAGCTGAACGCCGCCTTCGCGATCGGCGGCGCGCCGCTGCTCGTGCAGACCGTCGAGATCGCCACCGGCCTGCGCATCGACCACTACGCGCAGATCGGTTTCAGCGGTTTCGCCGGCGTGGTCGACGCGCTCGGCGGCATCGACGTGTGCCTGCCCACCGCCATCGACGACCCGCTGGCCGGGATCAACCTGCCCGCGGGCTGCCAGAAACTGACCGGACCGGAGGCGCTCGGTTTCGTGCGCAGCCGCGCGACCGCGCTGGCCGATCTGGACCGGATGAACAACCAGCGCATCTTCATGTCCGCCTTGCTGAAGAAGGCGACAAGCGCTGCGACACTGGCCAATCCGTTCAAGCTGTGGCCGTTGGCGTCGGACACCGTCAAATCACTGAAGGTGGACAACGGGGACCACATCTGGAATCTGGGTCAGCTCGGCTGGGCGCTGCGCGGCGACACGGTGGCCACGACGGTGCCGATCGGCGGCTTCGACGACACCGCGAGCGGCAACGTGCTGCTCTGGGACAAGAACAAGGCGAGCGGGTTCTTCGAGGCGCTCGCGAAGGACCAACCGATCCCGGAGGATCTGCTCACCAGGTAA
- a CDS encoding YciI family protein — protein MAKYLLLKHYRGGPTPAVDYAPMDQWTPAEVDAHLQFMRDFAARLEQTGEFVDTQALSPEGAFVRYDGEGRPPVTDGPFAETKDLIAGWLIIDVESWDRAVELARELSAAPGPGGEPICEWLEVRPFYGVPATITE, from the coding sequence ATGGCGAAGTACCTGCTGCTCAAGCACTACCGCGGCGGCCCGACCCCGGCCGTGGACTACGCGCCGATGGACCAGTGGACCCCGGCGGAGGTCGACGCGCACCTCCAGTTCATGCGCGATTTCGCGGCCCGGTTGGAGCAGACGGGCGAATTCGTCGACACCCAGGCGCTGTCCCCCGAAGGCGCGTTCGTGCGGTACGACGGGGAGGGGCGGCCGCCGGTGACCGACGGGCCGTTCGCCGAGACCAAGGACCTGATCGCAGGCTGGTTGATCATCGATGTCGAATCGTGGGACCGTGCGGTGGAACTGGCGCGCGAGCTGTCCGCGGCGCCCGGGCCCGGCGGCGAGCCGATCTGCGAATGGCTCGAGGTGCGGCCGTTCTACGGTGTGCCGGCGACCATCACGGAGTGA
- a CDS encoding RNA polymerase sigma factor produces MDEALLRTLTPAVLGILVRRGADFAAAEDAVQEALIEALRAWPDEPPRDPKGWLVAVAWRKFLDAARAETSRRRREELVEVEPAPGPAETADDTLQLYFLCAHPSLTPASAVALTLRAVGGLTTRQIAQAYLVPEATMAQRISRAKRTVSSVRLNRAGDVATVLRVLYLVFNEGYSGDVDLAAEAIRLTRQLAAVTAHEEVAGLLALMLLHHARRPARTSADGSLVPLAEQDRARWDTRLIAEGVDILQTALARDRLGEFQAQAAIAALHADARTAEETDWVQIVEWYDELVALTDSPVARLNRAVAVGAADGPRAGLAALTDLDPTLPRYTAVEAYLRERDGDPETAARLYSEAALAATSLPERAHLTRQAARLNGELRDGSR; encoded by the coding sequence GTGGACGAGGCGTTGCTGCGCACGCTCACGCCCGCTGTCCTCGGGATCCTCGTCCGCCGCGGCGCAGACTTCGCGGCGGCCGAGGATGCCGTGCAGGAGGCGCTGATCGAAGCGTTGCGCGCCTGGCCGGACGAGCCGCCGCGTGATCCCAAGGGCTGGCTGGTCGCGGTGGCCTGGCGCAAATTCCTCGATGCCGCCCGTGCCGAAACGTCGCGGCGCAGGCGGGAGGAACTCGTCGAGGTCGAGCCCGCGCCCGGCCCCGCCGAGACCGCGGACGACACGCTGCAGCTGTATTTCCTGTGTGCGCATCCGTCCCTGACACCGGCTTCGGCCGTCGCGCTCACGTTGCGCGCGGTCGGCGGCCTGACCACGCGGCAGATCGCGCAGGCGTACCTGGTGCCGGAAGCGACCATGGCGCAACGGATCAGCCGGGCCAAACGCACGGTGTCGAGCGTCCGGCTGAACCGGGCCGGGGACGTCGCGACCGTGCTGCGCGTGCTCTACCTGGTGTTCAACGAGGGCTACTCCGGCGACGTCGATCTCGCGGCCGAAGCGATCCGGCTCACCCGTCAGCTGGCGGCCGTGACCGCGCACGAGGAGGTCGCGGGTCTGCTCGCGCTCATGCTGCTGCATCACGCGCGCCGCCCGGCCCGCACCAGCGCCGACGGCAGTCTCGTGCCGCTCGCCGAACAGGACCGCGCCCGGTGGGACACCCGCCTCATCGCCGAAGGCGTCGACATCCTCCAGACCGCCCTCGCCCGCGACCGGCTCGGCGAGTTCCAAGCGCAAGCCGCCATCGCCGCGCTACACGCCGACGCCCGGACCGCCGAGGAGACCGACTGGGTGCAGATCGTCGAGTGGTACGACGAATTGGTCGCGCTCACCGACAGTCCGGTGGCGCGCCTCAACCGGGCCGTCGCGGTCGGCGCGGCCGACGGCCCGCGCGCCGGCCTGGCCGCCCTGACCGACCTCGACCCCACCCTCCCCAGGTACACCGCCGTCGAGGCATACCTGCGCGAACGCGACGGCGACCCGGAAACCGCCGCCCGGCTCTACAGCGAAGCCGCCCTCGCCGCCACGTCCCTCCCGGAACGCGCGCACCTCACCCGCCAGGCCGCCCGGCTCAACGGAGAACTGCGGGACGGATCGCGCTGA
- a CDS encoding CPBP family intramembrane glutamic endopeptidase, translated as MRSAVGDESAELTGRERLGIKLEIAVVLVVTFGLSGLNAALSLVESALAPGGVGGRTVALNPSRSAQSIIDLLFQLLSVARLLGWAALGLYLLWRSGIGPRLIGLAARVRWRADVLPGLVLAAVIGLPGLGLYLTAHALGVSVTIVPASIGDHWWRLPALILSACANSLAEEIIVVAFLITRLRRLGWSENSALFASALLRGSYHLYQGLGGGIGNVVMGLVFGRYWQRTNKLWPLVLAHATIDAVAYLGYTALRGHVSWLP; from the coding sequence ATGCGTAGTGCGGTTGGTGACGAGTCGGCGGAGCTGACCGGGCGGGAGCGGCTCGGGATCAAGCTCGAGATCGCGGTCGTGCTCGTGGTCACCTTCGGGTTGAGCGGGCTCAATGCGGCGTTGTCGCTGGTGGAGAGCGCGCTCGCGCCGGGCGGCGTGGGTGGGCGCACGGTCGCGCTGAATCCGTCGCGCTCTGCCCAGTCGATCATCGACCTGCTGTTCCAGCTGCTGAGTGTGGCGCGGCTGCTGGGGTGGGCGGCGCTCGGGCTGTACCTGTTGTGGCGCAGCGGAATCGGGCCGCGACTGATCGGGCTGGCGGCGCGCGTGCGGTGGCGCGCGGATGTGCTGCCGGGGCTGGTGCTGGCCGCCGTGATCGGTTTGCCGGGCTTGGGTCTGTATCTGACCGCGCACGCGCTGGGGGTCAGCGTGACGATCGTGCCCGCCTCGATCGGCGACCACTGGTGGCGGTTGCCCGCGCTGATCCTGTCGGCGTGCGCGAACTCGCTGGCCGAGGAGATCATCGTGGTCGCGTTCCTGATCACCCGGTTGCGCAGGCTCGGCTGGTCGGAGAATTCCGCGCTGTTCGCCTCGGCGCTGCTACGCGGCAGCTACCACCTGTACCAGGGCCTCGGCGGCGGCATCGGAAACGTGGTGATGGGCTTGGTGTTCGGCCGCTACTGGCAGCGCACGAACAAACTGTGGCCGCTCGTGCTCGCACACGCCACCATCGACGCGGTCGCCTACCTCGGCTACACCGCCCTGCGCGGCCACGTCTCCTGGTTGCCGTAG